In Synechococcus sp. UW69, a single genomic region encodes these proteins:
- a CDS encoding NAD(P)H-hydrate dehydratase, whose protein sequence is MWPPADSDHLLVDASSMRGLEQSLFDSGMPVAALMEKVGLAMASWLLKRRDLLRNGVLVLVGPGHNGGDGLVVARELHLAGIEVSLWCPLAIRKQLTADHLRHGEWLGLRRLRQDPDPADAALWLDAIFGLGQSRALPDCLADLFRCRQQLQPGALISLDVPSGLCSDHGTVLGEQAACASATLSVGWLKRGLCLDPARPWVGALVRIDLGLPPAVMGNAAAVLPRRLPVGEACTAPLPALPPTAMKYERGRCLVVAGSDRYPGAAHLALRGAMASGCGCVQAVVPPCLQSNLWQVLPEVMQLEEGLIPDRLDAVLVGPGLGNPSRWWNPWSEQLRTVAGLLVLDADGINALASSSEGWRWLLQRQGPTWLTPHAAEFARLFPDCGEGDALERVIAAARCSGCCILLKGAHSVLADSSGAAVVLTGTSPRVARTGLGDLLAGFVTGWGAQVVAAQQQPGLQSFVASTALHGLAARRAQSSDASAIADCLKILAARCQKKQTTMFNKV, encoded by the coding sequence GTGTGGCCTCCCGCTGATTCCGATCATCTGCTCGTGGATGCCTCGTCCATGCGGGGTCTGGAACAGAGCCTGTTCGACAGCGGAATGCCCGTCGCCGCATTGATGGAGAAGGTGGGGCTTGCGATGGCGTCTTGGCTGCTGAAGCGCCGGGATCTGCTGCGGAATGGCGTGTTGGTTTTGGTCGGGCCGGGCCACAACGGTGGCGATGGCCTGGTGGTGGCGAGGGAGTTGCATCTGGCTGGCATTGAGGTTTCGCTGTGGTGTCCCCTTGCCATTCGCAAGCAACTCACCGCTGACCATCTGCGCCATGGGGAGTGGCTCGGTCTGCGGCGCCTGCGTCAAGACCCGGATCCAGCCGACGCAGCGCTGTGGCTGGACGCGATCTTCGGGCTTGGTCAGAGCAGGGCGCTGCCCGACTGCTTGGCAGATCTGTTTCGGTGCCGACAGCAGTTGCAGCCTGGTGCGCTGATCAGCCTGGATGTGCCGTCAGGTCTTTGTTCGGACCACGGAACTGTGTTGGGGGAGCAGGCGGCTTGTGCTTCGGCCACCCTCAGCGTTGGCTGGTTGAAGCGCGGGTTGTGTCTGGACCCAGCCCGTCCTTGGGTTGGGGCGTTGGTGCGGATTGATCTGGGGTTGCCGCCTGCGGTGATGGGCAACGCCGCTGCGGTCTTGCCGCGCCGCCTGCCGGTTGGAGAGGCCTGTACGGCCCCGTTACCAGCGCTGCCGCCCACAGCGATGAAGTACGAACGGGGCCGCTGTCTGGTGGTGGCGGGCAGTGATCGCTACCCCGGAGCAGCACATCTCGCGCTGCGGGGGGCCATGGCCAGTGGCTGCGGCTGCGTTCAGGCCGTTGTGCCGCCTTGTCTTCAATCGAATTTGTGGCAGGTGTTGCCGGAGGTGATGCAACTGGAGGAGGGGCTGATTCCAGACCGGCTGGATGCGGTGTTGGTCGGCCCCGGGCTTGGCAACCCGTCTCGGTGGTGGAACCCGTGGTCGGAGCAACTGCGCACCGTCGCTGGTTTGCTGGTGCTCGATGCAGATGGGATCAATGCCCTGGCGTCCAGTTCGGAGGGGTGGCGCTGGCTGTTGCAGCGTCAGGGTCCAACCTGGCTGACCCCCCACGCTGCTGAGTTCGCGCGTTTGTTTCCTGATTGTGGCGAGGGTGATGCGCTGGAGAGGGTGATCGCAGCAGCGCGCTGCAGCGGTTGTTGCATTTTGCTGAAGGGTGCGCATTCGGTACTGGCGGATTCATCGGGTGCGGCGGTTGTGCTGACAGGCACGTCTCCTCGGGTTGCTCGCACTGGACTCGGCGACCTGCTGGCCGGTTTTGTGACTGGTTGGGGTGCCCAGGTCGTCGCGGCACAGCAGCAGCCAGGGCTTCAAAGCTTTGTTGCCAGCACGGCTTTGCATGGTTTGGCGGCACGTCGTGCTCAATCAAGTGATGCTTCGGCGATTGCGGATTGTTTGAAAATCCTTGCAGCGCGGTGTCAGAAAAAGCAAACAACGATGTTCAACAAAGTCTGA
- the mnmA gene encoding tRNA 2-thiouridine(34) synthase MnmA, producing the protein MAIGSTTTRAGEAALERLRQWPGEHRVAVGLSGGVDSSLTAALLVEAGWQVEGLTLWLMSGKGACCAEGLVDAAGICEQLGIPHHVVDTRETFQQEIVQRLVDGYRDGITPLPCSQCNRSVKFGPMLNWALQERNLPRIATGHYARIRHGGDQQRHQLLRGLDGRKDQSYFLYDLPQEVLGRIVFPLGELTKPDTRLEAARHGLRTAEKPESQDLCLADHHGSMRAFLDAYLPPRQGEIVLGDGTVVGEHDGIEHFTIGQRKGLGVAWREPLHVIRLDAAMNRVVVAPRAEAGRDSCVVGAVNWVSIDPIQVPQNIEVQVRYRSAPVRAELVPLECTEADQQRERPHRCRLTFEEEQFSITPGQAAVFYDGEVVLGGGLIQRE; encoded by the coding sequence ATGGCCATCGGATCCACCACAACCCGCGCTGGTGAGGCCGCTCTTGAGCGTCTTAGGCAATGGCCTGGAGAGCATCGCGTGGCCGTTGGTCTCTCCGGCGGTGTCGACAGTTCCCTTACAGCGGCGCTGCTGGTGGAAGCGGGTTGGCAGGTGGAAGGCCTGACCCTTTGGCTGATGAGCGGGAAAGGAGCCTGTTGCGCTGAAGGACTGGTGGATGCGGCCGGCATCTGTGAACAGCTGGGCATTCCCCACCACGTGGTGGACACGCGGGAGACGTTCCAACAGGAGATCGTCCAACGGCTGGTGGACGGCTACCGCGATGGGATCACGCCACTGCCCTGCTCCCAATGCAATCGGTCGGTGAAATTTGGACCGATGCTCAATTGGGCCCTCCAAGAGCGGAACCTGCCCCGCATCGCCACCGGCCACTACGCCCGGATCCGTCATGGGGGCGATCAACAGCGTCATCAGTTGCTGCGGGGCCTCGACGGTCGCAAGGACCAGAGCTATTTCCTCTACGACCTTCCCCAGGAGGTCTTGGGACGCATCGTTTTTCCCTTGGGAGAACTAACGAAGCCCGACACGCGGCTCGAAGCTGCCCGACACGGTCTGCGTACTGCAGAGAAACCAGAAAGCCAGGATCTCTGCCTGGCGGACCACCACGGATCCATGCGGGCGTTCCTTGATGCCTATCTGCCACCCCGCCAAGGGGAGATCGTGCTGGGCGATGGAACCGTTGTGGGCGAGCACGACGGCATCGAACACTTCACCATTGGTCAGCGCAAGGGGCTGGGTGTGGCCTGGCGAGAGCCGCTTCACGTCATCCGCCTTGACGCTGCGATGAATCGGGTGGTCGTCGCTCCTCGCGCCGAAGCGGGCCGAGACAGCTGCGTGGTGGGCGCGGTGAACTGGGTCTCAATCGACCCCATCCAGGTCCCACAAAACATTGAGGTTCAGGTGCGTTATCGCAGTGCACCGGTGCGTGCAGAGCTGGTCCCCCTGGAGTGCACCGAGGCGGATCAGCAACGGGAGCGTCCTCACCGCTGCCGTTTGACCTTTGAAGAGGAGCAGTTCTCCATCACCCCAGGACAAGCTGCGGTCTTCTACGACGGTGAAGTCGTGCTCGGTGGAGGGCTGATCCAACGGGAGTAA
- the lnt gene encoding apolipoprotein N-acyltransferase, with translation MGNHQLHPGWRALLGGVLAGVAPSLGGPLLMVPALALLWSVVERPRWSAFWALLAVLISHGWLLALHPLTWMGVPTALSLPVALSLWLACGILAALLVAGWSVLARLLPRHWPWFWRLMLLAGLWALAELVLSGSPLFWIGVGGTTLPWDRPLAGVARWFGSGGLTLLQLWWGCCLLALFEQPAAWRRWGLIGLASVLLAHGLGSLLLWATPPSVGSVAMGVWQPAVPTREKFNLERQQALPTRLVDAMRQLETNDVVAVVAPEGALPANFLVPPEAPDIPLISGGFRWVRGQQRSSLLLYEPPDRFPVPLADKHRLVPIGEWMPPLPAGLTAGLSAVGGLAPGPAPRTMAVVEPPAAVAICYEIADGLALARAAANGATWLLAIANLDPYPRQLQKQFLALAQLRAIESGRDLLSVGNTGPSALISADGRVEWLLPPEAPGVAQTFIQVRKRATAYSRWISPPPSTTSPS, from the coding sequence ATGGGCAATCACCAACTGCATCCCGGATGGCGCGCTCTGCTCGGGGGCGTTCTGGCTGGAGTGGCTCCATCCCTGGGCGGGCCACTGCTGATGGTTCCTGCTCTGGCGCTGCTCTGGTCCGTGGTTGAGCGCCCCCGTTGGTCGGCTTTTTGGGCTCTGCTTGCCGTTTTGATCAGCCACGGCTGGTTGCTGGCCCTGCATCCGCTCACCTGGATGGGAGTCCCCACCGCGCTCAGCCTGCCTGTGGCGCTGTCCCTCTGGCTGGCCTGCGGCATCCTTGCCGCTCTGCTCGTCGCCGGGTGGTCTGTTCTGGCGCGACTATTACCTCGCCACTGGCCGTGGTTTTGGCGGCTGATGCTGCTGGCTGGGCTCTGGGCCCTGGCTGAGCTGGTGCTGTCGGGGTCACCGCTGTTCTGGATCGGCGTCGGCGGCACCACCCTGCCCTGGGACCGCCCCTTGGCGGGGGTGGCCCGCTGGTTCGGCTCCGGAGGGTTGACGTTGCTGCAGTTGTGGTGGGGCTGTTGCCTGCTGGCGCTCTTCGAGCAGCCCGCGGCTTGGCGACGCTGGGGTCTGATCGGATTGGCCAGCGTGCTGCTGGCCCATGGGTTGGGGAGCCTGCTGTTGTGGGCGACGCCGCCGTCGGTCGGGTCCGTCGCAATGGGGGTCTGGCAGCCCGCTGTTCCGACACGAGAAAAATTCAATCTGGAGCGTCAACAAGCGTTGCCCACGCGGCTGGTGGATGCGATGCGTCAGCTGGAGACGAACGACGTTGTCGCTGTGGTGGCTCCGGAAGGGGCTCTGCCTGCGAATTTTCTGGTGCCGCCGGAGGCTCCAGACATTCCCCTGATCAGTGGAGGATTTCGTTGGGTGCGAGGTCAGCAACGCAGCTCTCTTTTGCTGTACGAGCCGCCGGACCGGTTTCCCGTCCCCCTGGCTGATAAGCATCGTTTGGTGCCGATCGGGGAATGGATGCCCCCGCTGCCTGCCGGCCTGACGGCGGGATTGTCTGCGGTGGGTGGGTTGGCCCCTGGCCCGGCTCCCCGCACGATGGCCGTGGTTGAGCCCCCGGCTGCTGTGGCCATTTGTTATGAGATTGCTGATGGCCTGGCACTGGCACGCGCCGCTGCAAATGGCGCGACCTGGCTCCTCGCGATTGCCAACCTCGACCCTTATCCCCGTCAGTTGCAGAAGCAGTTCCTGGCTCTGGCGCAGTTAAGGGCGATCGAGAGCGGACGCGATTTGCTCAGCGTTGGCAACACGGGTCCGAGTGCGCTGATTTCGGCTGATGGAAGGGTGGAATGGTTGCTTCCACCTGAGGCCCCCGGCGTGGCGCAGACCTTCATTCAGGTTCGTAAGCGCGCCACGGCTTACTCCCGTTGGATCAGCCCTCCACCGAGCACGACTTCACCGTCGTAG
- a CDS encoding phasin family protein, protein MDPANPLQQLLLRGLGTTTLVAERLRGVTQNWVSSGRLDPNEASALVDDVLKALRGETPELEQQMGRNLERNRDNLLQDFGVPSQKEVDELRGRIDRLEQQLRQMNRPE, encoded by the coding sequence ATGGATCCCGCGAATCCTCTTCAGCAGTTGCTGCTGCGCGGCCTGGGGACGACCACCCTCGTCGCTGAACGTCTACGAGGCGTCACCCAGAACTGGGTCAGCAGTGGCCGGCTTGATCCGAATGAAGCCTCCGCCCTGGTGGATGACGTGCTCAAGGCACTCCGCGGTGAAACGCCCGAACTGGAGCAGCAGATGGGGCGCAACCTGGAAAGAAATCGCGACAACCTGCTCCAAGATTTTGGCGTTCCCAGTCAGAAGGAAGTGGATGAACTGCGAGGACGCATTGATCGGCTTGAGCAGCAGCTGCGGCAGATGAACCGGCCTGAGTGA
- a CDS encoding FKBP-type peptidyl-prolyl cis-trans isomerase, translating into MRDIIISTTVCVACLLLALVSQIVAPSTVDAAPVQPAAVRSEASKPQRALSFELDPDDPNPTLFAMANDSARADASALGGPLDAPDTTITASGLKITELEVGTGEEASAGQTVVVHYRGTLEDGQQFDASYDRGTPFSFPLGAGRVIKGWDEGVAGMKVGGKRKLVIPSDLAYGTRGAGGVIPPNATLIFEVELLDVKK; encoded by the coding sequence GTGCGCGACATCATCATCAGCACAACGGTCTGCGTGGCCTGCCTTCTCCTGGCCTTGGTCAGCCAGATCGTGGCCCCCTCCACTGTTGACGCCGCCCCCGTACAGCCAGCTGCCGTGCGGTCCGAGGCTTCGAAACCACAACGGGCCTTGAGCTTCGAACTCGACCCCGACGACCCCAATCCGACCCTGTTTGCCATGGCCAACGATTCCGCTCGCGCCGACGCTTCGGCCCTCGGCGGCCCGCTCGATGCCCCTGACACCACCATCACAGCCAGTGGTCTGAAAATCACTGAGCTGGAGGTGGGCACAGGTGAGGAGGCAAGTGCAGGCCAGACGGTGGTGGTGCACTACCGCGGCACCCTGGAGGACGGACAGCAGTTCGATGCCAGCTACGACCGGGGCACCCCCTTCAGCTTCCCCCTTGGTGCTGGCCGGGTGATCAAAGGATGGGATGAAGGTGTCGCCGGAATGAAAGTGGGCGGCAAACGCAAGCTGGTGATCCCCTCCGACCTGGCCTATGGCACCCGGGGCGCCGGTGGGGTGATTCCTCCCAATGCAACCTTGATTTTCGAGGTGGAACTGCTCGACGTGAAGAAGTGA
- the sodN gene encoding superoxide dismutase, Ni, translated as MLRTALSAIAYALPAPVAEAHCDGPCGVYDPASARVAAEAVLSMTKKLKGLEAPAAGDAAALAAYNNTFGRYVAIKEEEAQKTKKELLILWTDYFKPDHLATFPDLHDTFWKAAKLCSACKVNIDQAKAEELMAAVEKIHGMFWQSKCRSDAWVTAS; from the coding sequence ATGCTGCGCACGGCCCTTTCCGCCATTGCATATGCCCTTCCTGCCCCCGTGGCAGAAGCCCATTGCGACGGTCCTTGTGGTGTTTACGACCCGGCTTCCGCTCGTGTGGCAGCCGAAGCAGTGCTGTCCATGACCAAGAAGCTGAAGGGCCTTGAGGCCCCCGCCGCGGGTGACGCGGCTGCTTTGGCCGCCTACAACAACACCTTCGGTCGCTACGTCGCCATTAAGGAAGAGGAAGCACAGAAGACCAAGAAAGAGTTGTTGATCCTCTGGACCGACTACTTCAAGCCCGACCACCTGGCCACCTTCCCTGATCTGCACGACACCTTCTGGAAAGCAGCCAAGCTCTGCAGCGCCTGCAAGGTGAACATCGATCAGGCCAAGGCAGAGGAGCTGATGGCCGCCGTTGAAAAAATCCACGGCATGTTCTGGCAGTCCAAGTGTCGTTCCGACGCCTGGGTCACCGCATCCTGA
- the sodX gene encoding nickel-type superoxide dismutase maturation protease, which translates to MLLFCGRRLLLRIEGRSMQPTLEPGDRVLVSRLNSNSTLRLGSVLVTWHPHRSDIRLIKRLNRIEPNGLWLLGDNQAESTDSRQLGTVATSLLIGEVVARLTTRGSEQDR; encoded by the coding sequence TTGCTGCTTTTTTGTGGCCGTCGGCTGCTGCTACGCATCGAAGGGCGATCGATGCAGCCCACCCTTGAACCGGGAGACCGTGTTCTGGTCAGCCGTCTGAACTCGAACTCGACCCTGCGTTTGGGATCCGTGCTCGTGACATGGCATCCTCACCGATCGGACATTCGTCTGATCAAACGCCTCAACAGAATTGAACCCAACGGGTTGTGGTTGCTGGGAGATAACCAAGCCGAAAGCACCGATAGCCGCCAACTCGGGACGGTGGCGACAAGCTTGCTGATCGGGGAGGTGGTGGCTCGTCTCACCACCAGAGGGTCAGAACAAGACCGGTGA
- a CDS encoding hydantoin utilization protein A has protein sequence MLISLLTGIAAGAVHVVGGADHLVAMAPFSLNKPLSAFRHAMAWGAGHSAGVVVLALIAIGLKDLAHVEAMSSWAEFLVGVALLVVGALAVRTAFGLELHTHDHLHDGSHEHRHLHLHVRGASNHRRHVHASSGLGLLHGLAGASHLLAVIPALALPPHAAVGYLVAYLLGSIGAMVAVVSVVSFLTLRSGARLMPFLVGGTGALSIITGAIWLQKTSPVLF, from the coding sequence GTGCTGATTAGCCTTTTGACCGGCATTGCCGCCGGGGCCGTGCATGTGGTGGGTGGTGCAGATCACCTGGTGGCGATGGCGCCCTTCTCCCTGAACAAGCCTCTGTCGGCCTTTCGGCATGCCATGGCCTGGGGGGCCGGTCATTCCGCCGGAGTCGTGGTTCTGGCCCTGATCGCCATTGGCCTCAAAGACCTGGCCCACGTGGAGGCCATGTCGTCTTGGGCGGAATTCCTTGTGGGTGTGGCCCTGCTGGTGGTGGGTGCTCTGGCGGTCCGCACCGCGTTCGGTCTTGAACTGCACACCCATGATCATCTTCATGACGGTTCCCATGAGCATCGTCATCTCCACCTGCATGTGCGCGGTGCCAGCAACCACCGCCGTCACGTCCATGCATCCTCAGGGCTGGGCTTGCTGCATGGATTGGCGGGTGCCAGTCACCTGCTGGCGGTGATTCCTGCCCTGGCTCTGCCGCCTCACGCTGCTGTGGGCTATTTGGTGGCTTATCTGCTTGGATCCATCGGCGCCATGGTGGCCGTGGTTTCGGTGGTGTCCTTCCTCACCCTTCGCAGTGGTGCCCGGCTGATGCCTTTCCTCGTGGGTGGCACCGGAGCTCTTTCGATCATCACTGGGGCGATCTGGCTTCAGAAGACCTCACCGGTCTTGTTCTGA
- the trpC gene encoding indole-3-glycerol phosphate synthase TrpC gives MEFRRRPPNPKVRVAHLEYAVPHDEEEPRHILEKIVWEKDREIDAARDKVPLDKLKQQIAKLPPTKDFLGALQAAAKKPAVIAEVKKASPSKGVIREDFDPVAIAKAYAAGGASCLSVLTDKTFFQGGFDVLVEVRRAVDLPLLCKEFVLSPYQLFQARAAGADAVLLIAAILSDQDLRYLNKAAAALDLTVLVEVHDATELDRVLNIGGFPLIGINNRDLTSFETDLGTTERLLNEFDDRLKQEEALLVSESGLFSRADLDRVQSAGAGAVLVGEALMRQPDIEAGLVQLIQA, from the coding sequence ATGGAGTTCCGCCGTCGTCCCCCCAATCCCAAGGTGAGGGTTGCTCATCTCGAATATGCGGTGCCTCACGATGAAGAGGAGCCGCGTCACATCCTCGAGAAAATTGTCTGGGAAAAAGACCGTGAGATTGATGCGGCCCGCGACAAGGTCCCCCTGGACAAGCTGAAGCAGCAGATTGCCAAGCTGCCTCCTACGAAGGATTTTCTTGGAGCTCTTCAAGCTGCCGCCAAGAAACCGGCGGTGATTGCTGAGGTGAAAAAAGCGAGTCCCAGCAAAGGAGTGATTCGCGAGGATTTTGATCCGGTCGCGATTGCCAAGGCCTATGCCGCCGGCGGCGCGAGTTGTCTCTCGGTGCTCACCGACAAGACCTTTTTTCAGGGGGGCTTCGATGTTTTGGTGGAGGTTCGCCGGGCCGTCGACCTTCCTCTGCTCTGCAAGGAGTTTGTGCTCAGTCCGTATCAGCTGTTTCAGGCCAGGGCCGCGGGGGCTGATGCGGTGCTGCTGATCGCTGCCATCCTGTCGGATCAGGATCTTCGTTATCTGAACAAGGCCGCAGCGGCCTTGGACCTCACGGTGCTGGTGGAAGTCCACGACGCCACTGAACTGGACCGGGTGCTCAACATTGGCGGGTTCCCCTTGATTGGAATCAACAATCGCGATCTCACCAGCTTTGAGACGGATTTGGGTACGACTGAGCGGCTGCTCAACGAATTCGATGACCGGTTGAAGCAAGAGGAAGCGCTGCTTGTGAGTGAGTCGGGTCTGTTCAGCCGTGCTGATCTCGATCGGGTTCAGTCCGCCGGTGCAGGTGCGGTGCTTGTGGGGGAAGCTCTCATGCGGCAGCCGGATATTGAGGCGGGTCTGGTGCAACTGATCCAGGCTTGA
- the lpdA gene encoding dihydrolipoyl dehydrogenase → MSDASFDFDVIVIGAGYGGFDAAKHAADHGLKTAIVESRDMGGTCVNRGCVPSKALLAASGKVRELADDKHLSSFGIHAAPVRFERQKIADHANQLVQTIRTNLTKTLERAGVTILRGHGRLEGSQRVGLREPSGVDRVLTAKDVIIATGSDPFVPPGIETDGRTVFTSDEAINLEWLPRWIAIIGSGYIGLEFADVYTALGCEVTMIEAMDKVMPTFDPDIAKIAGRHLIDGRDIDARSGVLARKVTPGCPVKIELADFNSRELVETLEVDAVLVATGRVPSSKGLNLESLNVETNRGFVPIDDAMRVLVNGEPLPHLWAVGDVTGKLMLAHTAAAQGTVAVDNILGHAREIDYRSIPAATFTHPEISSVGLTEADAKALAEKDGFQLGSVRSYFKANSKALAELDSDGLMKLLFNKTSGEVLGAHIYGLHAADLIQEVANAVARRQSVRQLATEVHTHPTLSEVVEVAYKQAAAQLAA, encoded by the coding sequence GTGAGCGACGCCAGCTTCGACTTCGACGTCATTGTTATTGGTGCCGGCTATGGCGGCTTCGATGCCGCCAAACATGCCGCCGACCATGGCCTGAAGACGGCGATTGTTGAATCCCGCGACATGGGAGGCACCTGTGTGAACAGGGGCTGCGTTCCCTCCAAGGCGTTGCTTGCCGCCAGCGGAAAGGTGCGGGAGCTGGCGGACGACAAGCACCTATCGAGCTTCGGCATTCATGCCGCTCCTGTGCGTTTCGAGCGGCAAAAGATCGCTGACCACGCCAATCAGCTCGTTCAAACCATTCGGACCAACCTCACCAAGACCCTGGAACGGGCTGGGGTGACGATCCTCAGGGGGCATGGCCGTCTCGAGGGCAGCCAGAGAGTCGGGCTGCGGGAACCCAGCGGCGTCGACAGGGTTCTGACCGCAAAGGACGTCATCATCGCCACAGGATCGGACCCCTTTGTGCCACCTGGAATCGAAACCGATGGGCGCACGGTGTTTACCAGTGACGAGGCCATCAACCTGGAGTGGCTACCCCGCTGGATCGCGATCATCGGCAGCGGTTACATCGGCCTTGAATTCGCTGATGTGTACACCGCCCTCGGTTGCGAAGTGACGATGATCGAGGCTATGGACAAGGTGATGCCCACCTTTGATCCAGACATCGCCAAGATCGCTGGGCGTCATCTGATTGATGGTCGCGATATCGATGCCCGCTCCGGAGTCCTGGCCCGCAAGGTCACCCCGGGTTGCCCCGTGAAGATCGAACTGGCTGATTTCAACAGCCGTGAACTGGTGGAAACCCTTGAGGTGGATGCCGTTCTGGTGGCCACGGGGCGCGTTCCCAGCAGCAAGGGCCTCAACTTGGAGTCTCTCAATGTGGAGACGAACCGGGGCTTTGTTCCGATTGACGACGCCATGCGGGTGCTGGTCAACGGTGAGCCGCTGCCACATCTCTGGGCCGTGGGTGATGTGACCGGCAAGCTGATGCTGGCGCACACCGCTGCTGCGCAAGGCACCGTGGCGGTGGACAACATCCTTGGCCACGCGCGCGAGATCGACTACCGCAGCATTCCGGCAGCCACCTTCACTCATCCTGAGATCAGCTCTGTGGGTCTGACCGAAGCGGATGCCAAAGCCCTGGCCGAGAAGGATGGGTTCCAGCTCGGGTCCGTTCGCAGCTATTTCAAAGCCAATTCCAAAGCTCTGGCTGAACTGGATAGTGACGGCCTGATGAAGCTGCTGTTCAACAAGACCAGCGGTGAAGTGCTGGGGGCCCACATCTATGGGCTTCATGCCGCTGATCTGATCCAGGAGGTGGCCAATGCTGTCGCCCGGCGTCAGAGCGTTCGTCAGCTCGCCACTGAAGTGCACACACACCCCACCCTTAGTGAGGTGGTGGAAGTTGCTTACAAACAGGCTGCCGCCCAGTTGGCCGCCTGA
- a CDS encoding RNA methyltransferase: MATRVGREAEGLLLLEGTHLLQELLARGKAPEEIIATEVWLERHPELAERCSQARWRIVTDEVLRAALTTVTPDGVACLSPLKALPTVPSVLDFVLVLDRIQDPGNLGTLLRTALAADVNAVWMGGGVDPLGTKVLRASAGALLQLPHQRFGPSEEMAIQLLQQQLQQLVASGLQVVATLVPDPTKGDPPSPYWDLDWRRPTALVLGTEGAGLHPDLQACCTHAVTLPHSSRVESLNVASAAVPLLLERRRATMTATSQQFG; this comes from the coding sequence TTGGCTACCCGTGTTGGGCGTGAGGCCGAAGGGCTGTTGCTCCTGGAGGGCACCCATCTCTTGCAAGAGCTTCTGGCGCGAGGGAAGGCGCCGGAGGAAATCATCGCAACGGAGGTCTGGCTGGAGCGTCATCCGGAACTCGCCGAACGTTGTTCCCAGGCGCGATGGCGGATTGTCACCGATGAGGTGTTGCGGGCAGCGCTAACAACGGTCACACCCGATGGCGTTGCCTGTCTGAGCCCACTGAAGGCTTTGCCCACCGTTCCGTCGGTGTTGGACTTCGTCCTGGTTCTGGATCGCATTCAGGATCCCGGCAATCTGGGCACGTTGTTGAGGACGGCGCTTGCCGCTGATGTGAACGCGGTCTGGATGGGCGGTGGTGTTGACCCCCTGGGGACGAAAGTTCTGCGGGCGTCTGCTGGTGCTCTGCTTCAACTGCCGCATCAACGCTTTGGCCCCAGCGAAGAGATGGCGATCCAGCTGCTTCAGCAGCAACTCCAGCAGCTGGTGGCGTCGGGATTGCAGGTGGTAGCCACCCTGGTACCGGATCCGACGAAAGGTGATCCCCCATCTCCCTACTGGGATCTCGACTGGAGACGGCCGACGGCGCTGGTGCTGGGAACCGAGGGTGCAGGCCTGCATCCGGATCTGCAGGCCTGCTGTACCCATGCCGTCACGCTTCCCCACAGCTCACGCGTTGAATCCTTGAATGTGGCGTCTGCCGCGGTTCCTCTCCTCCTGGAGCGGCGAAGAGCGACAATGACCGCCACATCGCAGCAGTTCGGGTGA